GGACATTCCAGCCGCAAACACAGCCGTTTCACACTCGATTACCGTTTCAGCCGGCTTGGGTCTTATCAACTGCATCAATGATGTAAAATCCTCTCTGAACTACCATTATGACGAGATCGACAAACTTCTGTACCATGCCAAAAAGAATGGAAGGAACCAGTTTTCTTATAAGATCTATGATTGATATTGATATACAGAACGATGGGCAATAAGAGTATTTATAAGGTATCTACTGTTTAACAGTACCTAGAACAACATTATTTTTGCAAGCCCCAAAAAGACAAAAAAACCGATCGCATCAGTTGCCGTTGTCAACAGCAGGGGCGAAGCAATGGCAGGATCAATATCAAAATGTTTAAAAGTAAGCGGTAAAAGGGAACCAAGCAATCCTGCGATCGAAAGGTTGATAATGATTGCAAGTCCTATGACGACTCCCAGCATGGGGATCTGAAACCAGAAATAAGCTACTGTCCCCACTATCAGACCGATAATAACACCGTTGATCACCCCAATGTAAATCTCTTTGGAAAGAATCTCTTTGGCATATTGCCATGATGTCTCTCCCAATGCCAGACGGCGTACGGTAACCGTAACAGCCTGGTTACCCACATTTCCCCCCAGCGCTGCAATGACCGGCATCAGTACGGCAAGTGCGACAAGCTGTTCGATGGTCTCCCTGAAAAAATTAACAACTGAAGCAGCGATCAGAATGGCCCCCAGATTGATGAATATCCACTTCAGTCTATGCCTTTGTGCACTCAAAAGACTCTCTTCCTCGGCTTCCTGCTTTGTACCGCTCATTTTAAACGCCTGCGCCTCTTCTTCTGCAAATATCAGATCGTAAATATCGTCAAAAACGATACATCCCTGTAATCTGTTTTCGCTATCGACCACTGCGACCATAGCCAGATCGAATTCCCGAAACAGCTTTGTTACTTCCGTAATGAGAGTATGATCCCGAACAGATAGAGACTTGTGAGAAGGAAGTGCATCTATGACTTCTGCCAGAGTCTTCTCATCTTCAAAAAGCAGCAGATCACTGAAGTGGACGGTAGCAACCAAATGTCCTTCTTTGTCGGTAACAAAGAGTTTGATGAGAGGCATTTCCGCTTTATGTTTTTTGAAAACTTTGAGTTTCTCTTTGATCTCAGCAATATGTTCACCTGTGGTAGCCCACAGCAGTTCAGTCTGCATGTAAGCACCTGCTTCATCCGAACGATATTGTGAAAGACGGCTTATCTGTTCCTGTTGCTTTGGGTGCAAAAGAGGATAGATCGCCTCTCTTACCTGCGGTTCGACCCTCTCCAGTCTCTGGATAAAATCTGTCGCTTTATCACTTTCCAAATAGGAGATCACATCGGCCAGCTTTTTGTGCGGAAGCATACTGACTGCTTCTTTGAAAAGCGAGAGAGGAAGTGCCAGGATCACTTCTGCAAGGAGATCTTTTGGCACTTTGGATAGGTTGGTAAAGAAGAGACCATAATCCTGATAGGCAAGCTCCTGAAGCATTCTGGCAAGGCTGTCCGGTGCAACATGATTACCTTGTAAAAGTGTTTCAAATTGTTGAACTGCGGGTATATTTTCCGACATGAATGATCCCTTTACCTTAATGGGATAGTATACCCTATTTTTCAACCCGGATTATGCATTAGAATTGCTTGAAATCTGCCAAACGCTTGTGCTGTGGGTATTTGCGGAAAACTTGAGGTGCACCCGTAGGTGCATCGATGGTTTCTCCGTAAGTGCCCACGGTGCAATGGTTTGTGTAGTGTTCTGTAATCTCTAATGCATAATCCGGGTTCAATCATATATCTGACATTCTGGCTATAAAAACCTCAATCCGAGCTGATAGACCAACACACTCATTCCATAGGCTACAAGCGGCAGAAGGGCTGTTTCGAAAAGCATCCATCGCATCCCGAGCTCTGTTCTGATCGCTGCCATCGTAGAGACGCAGGGGATATAGAGTAAAATGAAGACCAAATAGCTGAATGCAGCCAGTGGAGAGGCAAACTGCTTCCGGAGTTTCTGCTGCAGTGTACTGGGTTGTACATTGTTTAAACTTTCGATGTGAATATTGAACATGTGTAAAAAAGCATTTACAAAGGCTTCTTTCAAAGCTTTGAGCTGCATGATCGTATCTTCTTTGAACGTACTTCTGGTCATCTCATTTTTTATTTCCACTCCGTAGATCGTCCCTAAGGAACTTATTACTACCTCTTTGGCAAGTGTCCCGGGGATCATGGCAGCTACAGGTTCCCAATGTTCTCCGAACCCTGCCGGCTTGAATACCGGTGTAACTAATTTAGCCGTTTGTGCCAGATATGAGTTATGAGGATCGGTCCCTACAGGAAGTTTGATGATACCCCACAAAATGATCGAAGCCATGACGATCACCGTCCCTGCCCGCACTATGAAATCTTTGAGTTTTGGCCACATCAAAACCCAGACTGCTTTCATATTTGGCATATGATAAGTTGGCAGTTCCAGAAAAAAAGGTTTGCCCTCTTCCGAAG
This DNA window, taken from Sulfurovum lithotrophicum, encodes the following:
- a CDS encoding magnesium transporter; the protein is MSENIPAVQQFETLLQGNHVAPDSLARMLQELAYQDYGLFFTNLSKVPKDLLAEVILALPLSLFKEAVSMLPHKKLADVISYLESDKATDFIQRLERVEPQVREAIYPLLHPKQQEQISRLSQYRSDEAGAYMQTELLWATTGEHIAEIKEKLKVFKKHKAEMPLIKLFVTDKEGHLVATVHFSDLLLFEDEKTLAEVIDALPSHKSLSVRDHTLITEVTKLFREFDLAMVAVVDSENRLQGCIVFDDIYDLIFAEEEAQAFKMSGTKQEAEEESLLSAQRHRLKWIFINLGAILIAASVVNFFRETIEQLVALAVLMPVIAALGGNVGNQAVTVTVRRLALGETSWQYAKEILSKEIYIGVINGVIIGLIVGTVAYFWFQIPMLGVVIGLAIIINLSIAGLLGSLLPLTFKHFDIDPAIASPLLLTTATDAIGFFVFLGLAKIMLF